The genomic DNA CATTGCCCACAACGCTCTCCATCTCCGGCACTATTCGCGCTCCGATTTTATTATTTCCCCCAAAGGTGTGTATATTCTCGAAACAAACACCCTTCCGGGATTGACTCCTCAATCGCTGGTTCCCAAAGCGCTTGAAGCGGGAGGTACGAAATTTCCGGACTTTCTCGACCATCTCATTACCCTTGCCTTAAGCCGCAAATAGGGTAGAATTTGGGCAATCCCCCTTAAGGGATTTTTTCAAATCAGTATACGTCGGGCCCTTAGCTTAGTTGGTAGAGCGCCTCATTTGCAATGAGGAGGTCAGCGGTTCGAATCCGCTAGGGTCCACCAAACAGAGAAAGCCTGCATTGTTGCAGGTTTTTTCGTTTGGTGGAAAGCGGAGCCATGTTTTTACAGTAGCAAAAACAGGCGAGCTAGGGTCGTGGAATTTTGTGTGCGACGGCACACAAAATATCCCTGACCACACCGAGCCGGGGTGAGAAGCGAATACATGAAGCTTCGCAAGACCGGACTGAACGAAGGTGAAGGAGGTGGGCTCGCAGGTTTTGCCAGTGGGCAAAAACCTGTGAGGTAAGATTTTTCCATCAGGAAGTTTTTCGTGTCCGTAGGTTTGACAATTAGAATGAGTTAGGCTCTAATTGTCTGCAGAAGGTATCTCTTTGAAAGGAGGCTTCTATGCTTGCTACTAAAGCAATCGAACGTGAAGTTTTTCAAAAAGGGGATCCAATAACAATATTGTTCGCCGGGACGGTTAGATTAAAGGGTGTAGTAAAAGAAGATCTCGGGAAAAAAGTGCGGGTGACATTACATACCCCTATTTTAATCAGAGAAAAAGTGGTTTTTCAAAGTGGCATTTTGGGGGTGAGTTATTCCTACGAAGCTCCTCTCAAAGAAGACTTTACCCGCGAAGTCGAAGTAAGTCCCGACTGTATCAATGTGTAAAGTGTGTGAAAAATGAAAAAAGGCCTTGCGAATTTCGCAAGGCCTTTTGTTTGAACAATTACTTCAAAACACAAAAACGTGAAAGGGATTTTATAATAGCCACTTTCTCGTCAGGGAACATACGTATCCCGTCTTCGGGTTTGAACGCCCTGTCTTCGTAAGAAAATGAACCATCGGTTCGATATGCGCGCATATCCCTGACCTTTTCCATATCTTCCAGGGTGAAAGGAACAAGGTGGGTTTTTTGCATTATAAGGATGACTTTAGGCCAGGGAATTACGGACATAAAAATTACTTTTTGGTAATCGTCGAACACCTGTGTTTTATGTACCTCCTCGAGATTGGTAAGAAAACCAAGCCCGGTTTCCTCTCCAAACTCCCGCAAGGCACACTGGTGGAAATTCCCATTATCGACTGACTCCATTTTTCCCACGGCCGTAATCTGATATCCCCCGGCCCATGACTCAAAGTCTCCTTTCTCGGAATTCCACAAAGGCCGTTTGGAAAGAAATGCGTACCACTCCCTGTTGATTTCGGACAAGACAACTATTCCAGCAAACAATTTCATTACGCGCCTCCTTTTTTGAGATGGTATTTAATCCCACATCTTTCAAATTCTAGTCCTAATTATACCATATAAAATGATAAATGACAATTTATTATTTCACCTTTTTCATATTTTGCTGTATTATCCTTACATTGAAAGATAGGGCGGATAGTTCAGTTGGTTAGAACGTACGGTTCACATCCGTAAGGTCACAGGTTCGAATCCTGTTCCGCCCACAGCGCGGAATGTGGAAAATTCTTTTTAGAGTCGGGATGTAGTGTAACGGTAACATGCACGCTTCGGGGTTAATTTTAGTGTCGGGATGTAGTGTAACGGTAACATGCACGCTTCGGGTGCGTGAGACTCCGGGTTCAAATCCCGGCATCCCGACACTGGGATTAACCGGAAGTCCGGGGGACTTCCGAGGCTCGAAGAGGTGAGACTCCGGGTGAGATATGCTGGGGGCATATCGCAAGACCTTTTGAGATAATTTCTGAATTATCCAAAAGGTGTACAGAATCTGTAAGATTCAAATCCCGGCATCCCGACTCTGAAAAGAAGGGCCTGTAGTAAAGTGGTATTACACAGCATTCGCATTGCTGAGGCGGGGGTTCGATTCCCCCCAGGTCCACCAAACGGGCTGTAGTACAACGGTAGTATATACGCATGGGGTGCGTATGACCCGGGTTCAACTCCCGGCAGCCCGATAGTTGAGAGCGTTGTTTTTATTTGTTTAAATGAAACTTGTTACGGGCCTATAGTATAGTAGTAGAACGCTTCCATGGCATGGATGAGGCGGGGGTGCGATTCCCCCTAGGTCCACAAAAACTAGACACCGGCTTTATGTCGGTTGTTTTGTTTCTGTCGCGAAGCGTTGGGGAATCACAAGATGAAGCAAGCGCAAGCGTGCGAGCTGAGGTCGCGGAAATTGCTAGTAAATAAATATCTGTAACCGATTTCCTACGGATCTACATCGACCGGAAAACTTGTGTTTTTGGACAAGAACGTTACTGTTCAATAATCTTTTTTGCACCGCCCCGTGAGACAGGCACAGCCGCCATCTCACGGGGCTTTTTCTTTTCAAAAAATATTAAGTGCTGTGTTACAATAGGGGGAATGGAAGAATCTATAATCGGTTTTCCGGAACAATTTTCTTTTCACCCAGTCATTGAAAATGCAGACGCGCTCCGTCCGGCGGAACATTTTATTTTATGCGGCATGGGCGGTTCCCATCTTGCCGCGGGGCTCATAAAACTGTACGACCCGACGCTCAATCTTTCGGTTCACTATGACTATGCATTGCCTCAATACCCGCACGCGAAATTGAAAGAAGGCCTTCTTATCGCCAGTTCGTTTTCCGGAAATACCGTTGAAACGATTGATTTTGCACAAAAAGCCTTTGACCAGAAACTCAATCTGATAATTATCGCGTCCGGAGGAAAACTTCTCGAATTTGCGAAAATAAACAATATACCGTATATCGCTCTTCCGGCCGTGCGTATTCAGCCGAGAAACGCCGTCGGGTATTCGTTGCTTGCCCTTGCCGAAGCGACATCGAATAAAATGCTTCTTAATACGTTATGGGGCATGCGGGGGAACTTGGATGCCATGCGGTTTAAGCAGGACGGAGAAATGCTTGCCGAAAAGTTGCAGGGAAAGGTTCCGGTGATTTATTCCTCAAATAACAACCACTCACTTGCATACAATTGGAAAATAAAATTTAACGAAACCGCGAAAATCCCCGCCTTTTTCAATATGTTTCCGGAACTCAATCACAATGAGCTCGCGGGTTTTGACACGACCGAAGAAAAAAAAGCACTCATGCGTCCGTTTCATTTTATTTTTCTTCGGGATTCC from bacterium includes the following:
- a CDS encoding NUDIX domain-containing protein, yielding MKLFAGIVVLSEINREWYAFLSKRPLWNSEKGDFESWAGGYQITAVGKMESVDNGNFHQCALREFGEETGLGFLTNLEEVHKTQVFDDYQKVIFMSVIPWPKVILIMQKTHLVPFTLEDMEKVRDMRAYRTDGSFSYEDRAFKPEDGIRMFPDEKVAIIKSLSRFCVLK
- a CDS encoding bifunctional phosphoglucose/phosphomannose isomerase, which codes for MEESIIGFPEQFSFHPVIENADALRPAEHFILCGMGGSHLAAGLIKLYDPTLNLSVHYDYALPQYPHAKLKEGLLIASSFSGNTVETIDFAQKAFDQKLNLIIIASGGKLLEFAKINNIPYIALPAVRIQPRNAVGYSLLALAEATSNKMLLNTLWGMRGNLDAMRFKQDGEMLAEKLQGKVPVIYSSNNNHSLAYNWKIKFNETAKIPAFFNMFPELNHNELAGFDTTEEKKALMRPFHFIFLRDSNDHPAIIKRMDIAKDLYLTRGFDVEEVMLTGSHVLEKAFNSIFLADWTAFSLASFYGVDPEQVPLIEEFKSLIA